GTCGAGGCCGGCCTCGTGGGCGGGGCGGCAGCGGATGACCCGGCCGAGGGCCAGCACCCGCGCATTGGCGGCGGCGGTGATCAGCTCCACCCGCACCGGCTGGCCGGGTGTCATGGCGGTGGGCCAGACCACGCAGATCCCGGAAGCCGACAGGTCCACGTCCACCACCTTCATGCCGGCGATGGCCTGTTCCTCGAGGAGCAGGACCCTGGCCACGGCGTCCAGCTTCTGGTTGAGGGACTGTAGATAGAGGGCCACATCGGCGTCGCGCTCGCGAATGCGGTTCAATACATGGTCCATCTGGCTGGTGGTGGCGGCGAATTTGGCCGCCAGCCCGAAGCGGGTCTCGGTGCGGTTCTCCATCTCCGCCATGAGCCTCTCGACCCCGGCGGCGTCCAGGGCCTCCAGGGTCAGAGGGACCTCGTCCCTGATGCGAAAGTAGCGGCGGCGGTCGTCGTTGGCTTCCGTCATGGTATGGGATCTTCCGCATCGGCCGGGCCCGGCAGGGGCAGGCCCCCGGCCTCCTCGGGGGCACCATCGGCGCCGGTGCGCACGATGATCTCCACCCGGCGGTTGAGGGCGCGCCCCTCGGGGGTGTCATTGGAGGCCAAGGGCGCGGCGTCGGCGTGGCCCTCCACCAGGAAGCGTTCGGGCGCCATGTTGCCATACTCGATGAGATTATGGACCACGGTGACGGAACGGGCCGCCGAGAGTTCCCAGTTGGAACGAAAGCGGGCGGTGGCGATGGGGATGTCATCGGTGTGGCCGGCCACGTAGATGTTGCCCCGGGTCTCGGCCAGCACGGCGGCGATCTTTTCCATGGTGGGCACGAAGCCGGGGGTGACGTCGGCGCGCCCGGAGGGGAAGCTGCCCTTCTCCTGGATGCGGATGAGGGTCATGCCCGGTTCGGTCTCGATCTCGATGAGGCCCTCGTGCACCTCCTCCCGCAGACTCTCCTGGATGAAGAGCTGCTGCGCGTCCGGCGCCGGTTCCTCGTCCTTTTCATGTTCCCCCTCACCCTGTTCCTTGAGGTCGGACTGGCTCCAGTCGAGGTGGTCCCGGGTCTCATCCGTGGTCTGCTGGCGCATCTCGTTGATGACGGTGGGCTGGGGCTTACCGGGGCTGAACTCCTGGGCGATGATGGAGGTGCCCTTGGGCATGATCTTGGCTTCGATCTGTCGTTGCACGCCGAAGGCCTCCTTCATGGAGCCCGCCACCTGCTTGTACTTGATGACGTCCATCTCCGAGAAAGACAGCAGCAACACGAAGAAGCACATCAGCAGGGCCATGAGGTCGGCGAAGGTAGCCAGCCAGGGAGGCAGGCCCGTGGGACACTTCCTGGCCGGGGCGGTATCGCTCACCCGTTCATCCTCAGGCCGCTGCTTCCTGCTCGTCGCCGGTAGGCCGCTGGCTGTCCGGCAGGTAGGTATTCAGCAGGGTCTCCATGACCCGCGGATTGAGGCCTTCCTGGATGGCGTTGATGGTCTCCAGGATCAGCGACTTGTTGATGCGCTCCTCGTTACTGCGGTGGGCCAGCTTGTTGGCGATGGGGAGGGCGAACAGGTTGGCGATGATGGCGCCGTAGAGGGTGGTGAGGAGGGCGATGGCCATGGCCGGGCCGATGGCCTTGGGGTCGTCCATGCTGGAAAGCATCTGCACCAGGCCGATGAGGGTGCCGATCATGCCCATGGCGGGCGCCACGTCGCCGATGGCGCGGAATATGGCCTGGCCGCGCTCGTGGCGCTCGATACCGAGGTTGATGTCCTGGGCCAGCGTACGGCGCACGAACTCCGGTGGATGGCCGTCGATGGCGAGCTGGATCCCCCGGCGCAGGAAGTCGTTCCTGATGTCCATGTTCTCCAGGGCCAGCAGGCCGCTCTTGCGGGCCACTTGGGACAGCTCCATGGCCTCCTGGATGAGGGTGGCGGGGGCCTCCGTCTTGCCCATGAAGGCCCGCATGGCCACCTTGAAGGAGCTGAGGAAGTGGGCCAGGGGAAACTGCATCAGGGTGGCGGCGATGGTGCCGCCCACCACGATGATGATGGAAGCAGGGTTGATGAACAGGATGACACTGCCGCCGGTGGCGATGGCACCCGCAATGACGCCGAAGCCGCCGATGAGCCCGATCAGGGTAGCCAAGTCCACAACATGTACTCCCTACGTCTAAAACGCGTCTAAAAGGGGGCAGTACCCTTTAGCCACCGAACACCCCGAGCACGCGGCCGAGGGGTCGCTTACAGCAAGGGTAGCGGTGTGGATAGGGCAACCTTTAATTCCCGTTCGAGGACGCGGCAGCACTCACCGTAGCGGTGCCGGGTCTGTTAATATCCGCGCTTGGCATTCGCAGCGAATCCCTCTGGAATACCCATGAATTGGGTGGACTTTTTTATACTTGGCGTGGTGCTGTTGTCGGGGGCCATAAGCCTGCTCCGGGGGTTCACCCGGGAGGCCCTGTCCCTGGCGGGTTGGATCATCGCCATCTGGCTGGCGCTGGTGTTTGCGCCGCTGTTAGCGGGGCATCTGGTGCCCTATGTGTCCATACCGGAGGTGCGGCTCGCCATCGGTTTCGTGGTGATCCTGGTGGCCACCCTGGTGGCCACGGCCCTGGTTAACCTGTTGGTGGGACGCCTGGTCAACAGCACCGGCCTCAGCGGCACGGACCGCATGCTGGGGCTGAGCTTCGGTATCGCCAGGGGGGTGTTCATCGTCGCCATACTGGTGTTGCTGGGGGGATTGACCACCTTTCCCGACAGCCCGTGGTGGCGGGATTCGCTGCTGGTGGGACACTTCCAGGCCGTCGCCGAATGGTTGCGCGGCCACCTGCCAGACGATATCGCGAGCGCGATCTCGTACTGATGTTCAATTACAGATGAGGGTCCGGCCATGTGCGGTATAGTCGGAATGGTTGCCAGAGAACCCGTCAATCAGGCGCTCTACGATGCCCTGATGGTACTCCAGCACCGTGGCCAGGATGCCGCGGGCATCGTCACCTGCGACGGCGGTAGGGTCTATCTGCGCAAGGATCGCGGCCTGGTGCGGGACGTGTTCCAGGCCCACCACATGCTCAACCTGCGCGGCAACGTGGGGGTGGGGCACGCCCGTTATCCCACCGCCGGCTGTACCACCTCGGCCGAGGCCCAGCCCTTCTACGTCAATTCTCCCTACGGCATCATTCTGGCCCACAACGGCAATCTCACCAATGTGGATGACCTTAAGCGGGAGTTGTTCGCCGAGGATCTGCGCCACATCAACACCGACTCGGATTCCGAGGTGCTGCTCAACGTGTTCGCCCATGAACTCGCGGCCCAGGGTCGCCAACGGTTGCAGCCCGCCGACATCTTCCAGGCGGTGTCACGGGTCCACACGCGCTGCACCGGTGGTTATGCGGTCGTGGCCATGATCGTGGGCCACGGACTGGTGGCCTTCCGCGATCCACATGCCATCCGGCCCATCGTCTACGGTACCCGCCAGACCCCGGACGGGGTGGAATACATGGTGGCCTCGGAGAGCGTGGCCCTGGACGTGCTGGGTTTCGACCTGGCGGGCAGCATCCGCCCCGGCGAGGCCATCTACGTGACGGACCAGGGGGAATTCCACTCCGCCCAGTGTGCCGCGGCACCCGACTACGCACCCTGCATCTTCGAGTTCGTCTATCTGGCGCGGCCCGATTCCATCATCGACGGCGTGTCGGTGCACAAGGCGCGGCTGCGCATGGGTACCCGCCTGGCCAAGAAGATCCTGCGGGAGTGGGGGTCGAACCACGGCATCGATGTGGTCATACCCATACCCGATTCCAGCCGTACGGCGGCCCTGCCCCTGGCCTATGAACTCGGCGTGAAGTATCGCGAGGGCTTCGTCAAGAACCGTTACATCGGACGCACATTCATCATGCCGGGACAGAAACAGCGCAAGAAGTCCGTGCGCCAGAAGCTCAATGCCATCGATCTGGAATTCCGGGGCAAGACCGTGCTGCTGGTGGACGACTCCATCGTGCGCGGCACCACCTCCAAGCAGATTATCCAGATGGCGCGGGACGCGGGGGCCAGAAAGGTCTATTTCGCCTCGGCGGCGCCGCCGGTGCGTTGTCCCAATGTGTATGGCATCGACATGCCCAATGCCGACGAACTCATCGCCTATGGTCGCAGCGAACAGGAGGTGGGGGTCGCCATCAACGCCGACCGCATCATCTTCCAGGACCTCGCCGACCTGGAGGCCGCGGTGCGCAAGGGCAACGACAATCTCGAGCGCTTCGATTCCTCGGTGTTCGACGGCGACTACGTCACCGGCGATGTGGACGAGGCCTATCTGCGGCGCCTCGGCCTGCTGCGCAGCGACGATGCCAAGGCGCAACGAGGGGAGGGGCCCGGGGATGTGCTCGAACTCCACAACGCCTCTTGACACCTCTTATTGATGGCTACCAGGAGGCCCGGCCATGATTGCAGATGACGACGGGACCCAGGGGGAACCTTGGGGCTTTGACACCTGGGCGGTGCGGGGCGGGCAGGTGCGCACCACCGAGCAGGAGCACAGCGAGCCTATCTTCGTCACCTCCAGCTTCGCCTTCAAATCCGCCGCCGAGGCGGCCGCACGCTTCGCCGGCGATGAACCGGGCAACATCTATTCCCGCTTCACCAACCCTACGGTGCGTACCTTCGAGCAGCGCCTGGCCCGCCTCGAAGGGGGGACCCACTGCGTGGCGACGGCTTCCGGTATGGCCGCCATCCTCGCCACTTGTCTGGGCCTGCTGAAGAGCGGCGATCATGTGGTG
The Gammaproteobacteria bacterium DNA segment above includes these coding regions:
- a CDS encoding PilZ domain-containing protein; amino-acid sequence: MTEANDDRRRYFRIRDEVPLTLEALDAAGVERLMAEMENRTETRFGLAAKFAATTSQMDHVLNRIRERDADVALYLQSLNQKLDAVARVLLLEEQAIAGMKVVDVDLSASGICVVWPTAMTPGQPVRVELITAAANARVLALGRVIRCRPAHEAGLDHPGYQLAIDFDLIGNHEEDLIMQEVMRRQAALLRERRLREEE
- a CDS encoding flagellar motor protein MotB, whose protein sequence is MSDTAPARKCPTGLPPWLATFADLMALLMCFFVLLLSFSEMDVIKYKQVAGSMKEAFGVQRQIEAKIMPKGTSIIAQEFSPGKPQPTVINEMRQQTTDETRDHLDWSQSDLKEQGEGEHEKDEEPAPDAQQLFIQESLREEVHEGLIEIETEPGMTLIRIQEKGSFPSGRADVTPGFVPTMEKIAAVLAETRGNIYVAGHTDDIPIATARFRSNWELSAARSVTVVHNLIEYGNMAPERFLVEGHADAAPLASNDTPEGRALNRRVEIIVRTGADGAPEEAGGLPLPGPADAEDPIP
- the pomA gene encoding flagellar motor protein PomA, which gives rise to MDLATLIGLIGGFGVIAGAIATGGSVILFINPASIIIVVGGTIAATLMQFPLAHFLSSFKVAMRAFMGKTEAPATLIQEAMELSQVARKSGLLALENMDIRNDFLRRGIQLAIDGHPPEFVRRTLAQDINLGIERHERGQAIFRAIGDVAPAMGMIGTLIGLVQMLSSMDDPKAIGPAMAIALLTTLYGAIIANLFALPIANKLAHRSNEERINKSLILETINAIQEGLNPRVMETLLNTYLPDSQRPTGDEQEAAA
- a CDS encoding CvpA family protein, which translates into the protein MNWVDFFILGVVLLSGAISLLRGFTREALSLAGWIIAIWLALVFAPLLAGHLVPYVSIPEVRLAIGFVVILVATLVATALVNLLVGRLVNSTGLSGTDRMLGLSFGIARGVFIVAILVLLGGLTTFPDSPWWRDSLLVGHFQAVAEWLRGHLPDDIASAISY
- the purF gene encoding amidophosphoribosyltransferase, translated to MCGIVGMVAREPVNQALYDALMVLQHRGQDAAGIVTCDGGRVYLRKDRGLVRDVFQAHHMLNLRGNVGVGHARYPTAGCTTSAEAQPFYVNSPYGIILAHNGNLTNVDDLKRELFAEDLRHINTDSDSEVLLNVFAHELAAQGRQRLQPADIFQAVSRVHTRCTGGYAVVAMIVGHGLVAFRDPHAIRPIVYGTRQTPDGVEYMVASESVALDVLGFDLAGSIRPGEAIYVTDQGEFHSAQCAAAPDYAPCIFEFVYLARPDSIIDGVSVHKARLRMGTRLAKKILREWGSNHGIDVVIPIPDSSRTAALPLAYELGVKYREGFVKNRYIGRTFIMPGQKQRKKSVRQKLNAIDLEFRGKTVLLVDDSIVRGTTSKQIIQMARDAGARKVYFASAAPPVRCPNVYGIDMPNADELIAYGRSEQEVGVAINADRIIFQDLADLEAAVRKGNDNLERFDSSVFDGDYVTGDVDEAYLRRLGLLRSDDAKAQRGEGPGDVLELHNAS